In Drosophila nasuta strain 15112-1781.00 chromosome 2R, ASM2355853v1, whole genome shotgun sequence, a single genomic region encodes these proteins:
- the LOC132784094 gene encoding serine/threonine-protein kinase Warts: MHPAGEKRGGRPNDKYTAEALESIKQDLTRFEVQNNHRNNQNYTPLRYTAANGRNDGTDYHHAKLALEPLASASPSSPGDVIVPASSTSIAGPVPVGVGVVLPSANGHVPKIINALIPPKLIRKPSIERETQTHYLRCSPALDSGAGSSRSDSPHSHTHQQLSGRGSTGQYSPSPSSFSDAAPPAPPPRNPTGVGGSNSSSATPPPPPPNSSNQMFKRRSPALNRPAAIAPPSNCAATRGTSPVIPQNGCKTTQQQLSQQMKALSLYQQQQQQQSANSGAVGAEPPPPYMINTVVVNAAPPPPSYTASMQSRQSPTQSQQSDYRKSPSSGIYSATSAGSPSPITVSNASGILPASAGVARPQPRVYQARTQQPIIMQSVKSTQVQKPVLQTAVAPQSPVSASASNSPVHVLAAPPSYPQKSAAVVQQQQQAAAAAQQLVAPQPIVVQGAVKPPAPTTPPLIAAALNGAVVVGGKGGSMEPPSYAKSMQAKAATTPQPQQQQQQQQQLQQQQQQQQQQQQLQALRVLQAQQQQQQQLQQQQLQQQQQKQSMSVSSNGNVAVNRQLPPPPPYQSARVTTPELANSSSNNNLPAELKSASNNNNNNNNNSNNNNIQISNSNLATTPPIPPAKYSGGSGNGNSSSGSNGSTNASQAAACKKIKHASPIPERKQISKEKEEERKEFRIRQYSPQAFKFFMEQHIENVIKSYRQRTFRKNQLEKEMLKVGLSDETQIEMRKMLNQKESNYIRLKRAKMDKSMFVKIKPIGVGAFGEVTLVRKIDTSNHLYAMKTLRKADVLKRNQVAHVKAERDILAEADNNWVVKLYYSFQDKDNLYFVMDYIPGGDLMSLLIKLGIFEEPLARFYIAEVTCAVDSVHKMGFIHRDIKPDNILIDRDGHIKLTDFGLCTGFRWTHNSKYYQENGNHSRQDSMEPWEEYSENGPRPTVLERRRMRDHQRVLAHSLVGTPNYIAPEVLERSGYTQLCDYWSVGVILYEMLVGQPPFLANSPMETQQKVINWEKTLHIPPQAQLTREATDLIRRLCASSDKRLGKSVDEVKGHEFFKGIDFADMRKQKAPYIPEIKHPTDTSNFDPVDPDKLRSNDSNLSSGDDIDLNDRQFHGFFEFTFRRFFDDRQQPDMTDDQAPVYV; the protein is encoded by the exons ATGCATCCAGCGGGCGAAAAAAGGGGCGGTCGCCCCAATGATAAATACACAGCGGAAGCGCTCGAGAGCATTAAACAGGATCTAACCCGATTCGAAGTACAAAATAATCATAGAAATAATCAG AATTATACACCTCTGCGATATACCGCCGCGAATGGTCGTAACGATGGAACCGATTACCACCATGCAAAGCTGGCACTGGAGCCGCTGGCGTCGGCGTCACCCTCGTCACCGGGCGATGTCATCGTACCCGCCTCCTCAACATCGATCGCCGGCCCCGTGCCTGTTGGCGTCGGTGTCGTCCTGCCCTCGGCCAACGGACATGTGCCAAAGATAATCAACGCTCTGATACCGCCCAAGCTAATACGCAAACCGAGCATCGAGCGTGAGACCCAAACGCATTATCTACGCTGCAGTCCAGCGCTCGATTCCGGAGCCGGCAGCTCACGCTCCGACAGTCCGCATTCGCATACGCATCAGCAGTTGAGCGGACGCGGCAGCACCGGCCAATATTCGCCCTCGCCCAGCAGCTTCAGCGATGCGGCGCCGCCAGCGCCACCGCCACGCAATCCCACCGGCGtcggtggcagcaacagcagctcggcaacgccgccaccgccgcccccaaacagcagcaatcagATGTTCAAACGTCGCTCGCCAGCACTGAATCGACCCGCAGCCATTGCACCGCCGAGCAATTGTGCCGCCACACGTGGCACGTCGCCGGTGATACCGCAAAACGGTTGCAAGACGACGCAACAGCAGCTCAGCCAACAGATGAAGGCCCTCAGCCTgtatcagcagcaacagcagcagcagagcgcCAACAGTGGAGCTGTCGGCGCGGAGCCACCGCCGCCGTACATGATCAACACGGTGGTGGTGAATGCCGCACCACCGCCGCCCAGTTACACCGCCTCGATGCAGTCCCGACAATCGCCCACGCAATCCCAGCAATCGGACTATCGCAAATCCCCCAGCAGCGGCATCTATTCGGCCACCTCGGCCGGATCGCCGAGTCCCATCACCGTGAGCAATGCCAGCGGCATTCTGCCAGCCAGCGCGGGCGTGGCACGCCCCCAGCCACGTGTGTATCAGGCACGCACCCAGCAACCGATCATCATGCAGAGCGTCAAGTCGACGCAAGTGCAGAAACCGGTGTTGCAAACCGCAGTGGCGCCTCAATCGCCGGTCAGCGCCTCGGCGAGCAATTCACCCGTTCATGTGCTCGCCGCACCGCCTTCGTATCCCCAGAAATCGGCTGCTGtggtgcagcagcaacaacaggccGCAGCTGCCGCACAGCAGCTGGTTGCACCGCAACCAATTGTGGTTCAGGGTGCCGTGAAGCCACCGGCGCCAACAACACCGCCACTGATAGCTGCCGCCTTGAATGGTGCTGTTGTGGTGGGTGGTAAAGGGGGAAGCATGGAACCGCCTTCGTATGCCAAGAGCATGCAGGCCAAGGCAGCCACGAcgccgcagccacagcagcagcagcaacaacagcaacagttgcagcaacagcagcagcaacaacaacagcagcaacagttgcaggcGTTGCGAGTGCTGcaagcgcagcagcaacagcagcagcagctgcagcaacaacaactccaacagcaacagcaaaag CAATCGATGTCGgtcagcagcaatggcaatgtgGCAGTGAATCGACAGCTGCCGCCTCCGCCGCCGTATCAAAGTGCACGCGTCACGACGCCCGAgttggccaacagcagcagcaacaacaatctaCCAGCTGAGCTCAAATCCGCCtccaacaataataataacaataacaacaacagcaacaacaataacatacagataagcaacagcaacttggCCACAACGCCACCAATACCGCCAGCCAAATACAgcggtggcagtggcaacggcaacagttCGAGTGGCAGCAATGGATCGACGAATGCATCGCAAGCTGCCGCCTGCAAGAAGATCAAACATGCATCGCCGATACCCGAAAGGAAGCAAATCTCCAAGGAGAAGGAAGAGGAGCGCAAAGAGTTTCGTATTCGGCAATATTCGCCGCAAGCGTTCAAGTTCTTTATGGAGCAGCACATTGAGAATGTCATCAAATCGTATCGTCAGCGGACGTTCCGCAAAAATCAGCTGGAGAAGGAAATGCTGAAAGTGGGACTTTCGGATGAGACGCAAATCGAGATGCGTAAGATGCTGAATCAAAAGGAATCCAATTACATACGCCTGAAGCGTGCCAAGATGGACAAGAGCATGTTTGTCAAGATCAAACCAATTGGTGTGGGCGCCTTTGGTGAGGTGACGCTTGTGCGCAAAATCGACACATCGAATCATTTGTATGCAATGAAGACGCTGCGCAAAGCGGACGTACTCAAGCGCAATCAGGTGGCGCATGTGAAAGCCGAACGTGATATTTTGGCCGAGGCCGACAACAATTGGGTTGTCAAGCTCTACTATAGTTTTCAGGATAAggataatttatatttcgttaTGGATTACATACCCG GTGGCGACCTGATGTCGCTGCTCATCAAGCTGGGCATCTTTGAGGAACCGCTGGCACGTTTCTACATCGCTGAGGTCACCTGCGCCGTCGACAGCGTGCATAAAATGGGCTTTATCCACAG GGACATCAAGCCTGACAACATACTCATCGATCGGGATGGACACATAAAGCTCACCGATTTCGGTCTTTGCACTGGCTTCCGATGGACGCACAACTCCAAATACTACCAGGAGAACG GCAATCATTCGCGACAGGACTCAATGGAGCCTTGGGAGGAATACTCGGAGAATGGTCCCAGGCCCACAGTGCTGGAGCG GCGACGCATGCGCGATCACCAAAGAGTTCTGGCGCACTCGCTGGTCGGCACACCCAACTATATAGCACCCGAAGTGCTGGAACGCAGCGGTTACACGCAATTGTGTGATTACTGGAGCGTGGGCGTCATTCTCTATGAGATGCTGGTGGGTCAGCCACCTTTTCTGGCCAACAGCCCAATGGAGACGCAACAAAAG GTCATAAATTGGGAGAAGACGCTTCACATACCACCGCAGGCGCAACTCACACGGGAGGCAACGGATTTAATACGACGGCTTTGCGCCTCGTCGGATAAACGGCTGGGCAAGAGTGTGGACGAGGTGAAGGGCCACGAGTTCTTCAAGGGCATTGATTTTGCGGATATGCGCAAGCAGAAAGCACCGTATATACCGGAGATCAAACATCCCACAGATACGTCCAACTTTGATCCCGTTGATCCAGATAAGCTGCGCTCGAATGATTCCAATTTGAGCAGCGGCGATGATATCGATCTGAATGATAGGCAATTCCATGGATTTTTCGAATTTACCTTTAGACGATTTTTCGATGATCGGCAGCAGCCGGACATGACGGATGATCAGGCGCCGGTCTATGTCTGA